A region of Anopheles merus strain MAF chromosome 2R, AmerM5.1, whole genome shotgun sequence DNA encodes the following proteins:
- the LOC121589802 gene encoding uncharacterized protein LOC121589802: protein MSTRLKYWFNIGSFFETMKPNIRVLKLFGLFPYTISQAKGRSIPSNSHHSNNRCNHSKTLKSEVKFIDIAIFTLWQTFFLQMLYVSWPKMFLNMPVSRIITMVTLILYLLAGFNCSVSATLVLLFRKKFLHMVQLVEEADSLFSKYFYEIQHSKHHLVCVALLLGSFACQGLLILNDYTAGKMLVNTTLSLQSMPMQAITSYYYIIRSIHISCVVAFISGLYGFRDRFFAFNKQLRICFVEKHSGEQAASYRVLMNHVQGFTAIYSNLCDAIGIFCTIFAWQPMMFCASLIVTVVFSILTIGHMLTNPTPIVLALALIYSALTILYTLLFLMLVKLGSDLKREGKQTAILVHKAINQSSKTPALVERLVLFSHHLQHQRPVVSCGLFCFDWTLALSIISALATYSVILIQFELGVPKFFISAILQQNGDMTTTNPQP, encoded by the exons ATGTCAACTCGGCTAAAATATTGGTTTAATATCGGGAGTTTCTTCGAAACGATGAAACCCAATATACGTGTACTGAAGCTGTTCGGTTTGTTCCCATATACAATTTCCCAAGCGAAAGGGCGTTCCATTCCATCTAATTCTCACCACTCTAACAATCGTTGTAACCACTCCAAGACGTTGAAATCAGAAGTTAAATTTATAGATATCGCCATTTTTACTCTATGGCAAACGTTTTTCCTCCAAATGCTTTACGTATCGTGGCCCAAGATGTTTCTCAATATGCCCGTATCCCGCATCATAACCATGGTCACTCTCATTCTATATCTGCTTGCTGGCTTTAATTGTTCCGTGTCAGCCacgttggtgctgctgtttcGGAAAAAGTTCCTACATATGGTGCAGTTAGTGGAAGAGGCAGATTCTCTG TTTAGCAAATATTTCTATGAAATTCAGCACTCCAAACACCATCTAGTTTGTGTGGCGTTGCTCCTGGGATCATTCGCTTGTCAGGGACTACTGATCCTTAATGATTACACTGCTGGAAAAATGCTCGTCAACACAACTCTCTCTTTACAGAGCATGCCAATGCAGGCCATTACCTCTTACTATTATATTATCAGATCCATACATATATCCTGCGTGGTTGCCTTTATCAGTGGGTTGTATGGTTTTCGAGACCGGTTTTTTGCATTCAACAAGCAGCTACG GATCTGTTTTGTGGAGAAACACTCAGGAGAACAAGCGGCTTCGTACAGGGTATTGATGAATCATGTACAAGGATTTACAGCAATTTACAGCAATCTGTGCGATGCCATTGgaatattttgcaccattttCGCGTGGCAG CCAATGATGTTCTGTGCGTCACTGATTGTCACCGTAGTGTTTTCCATTCTTACCATTGGGCACATGCTAACCAACCCGACACCGATCGTACTAGCCCTTGCTTTGATTTATTCAGCATTAACTATCTTATACACTTTGCTCTTCCTGATGCTTGTCAAACTTGGGAGCGATCTGAAAAGAGAG GGCAAGCAAACGGCCATCCTGGTCCATAAGGCAATAAATCAATCATCCAAGACGCCGGCTCTAGTGGAACGG CTTGTACTTTTTTCTCATCATCTACAACATCAGAGGCCTGTTGTATCGTGCGGATTGTTCTGCTTCGACTGGACTTTAGCTCTTTCA aTCATCTCTGCCCTTGCCACCTACAGTGTCATATTGATTCAGTTCGAGCTGGGTGTGCCCAAATTCTTCATCAGTGCGATTTTGCAACAAAATGGCGACATGACTACCACAAATCCACAACCTTAA